In a genomic window of Methanogenium sp. S4BF:
- a CDS encoding uracil-DNA glycosylase: MTTDHERTALDEAVRTCTRCPLAETRTHAVPGDGPVPTRILFIGEAPGRNEDLQGMPFVGRAGSILDGLLAGIGVARDEVFITNIVKCRPPKNRDPTTEEIEACRPYLERQLGLLCPEVIVPLGRFAMRWVLESYGITPGPISEVHGAVFRIRNGGCEQVVIPVYHPAATIYRPAFREVLAADFETIRAVLKGPRVCETEEQ; the protein is encoded by the coding sequence ATGACCACTGATCACGAACGCACTGCGTTGGACGAAGCGGTCCGCACCTGCACCCGCTGCCCGCTTGCAGAAACGCGGACCCACGCCGTCCCCGGTGATGGGCCTGTCCCCACCCGTATTCTCTTCATCGGGGAGGCACCGGGCAGAAATGAAGATCTTCAGGGGATGCCCTTTGTGGGCCGGGCGGGGAGCATCCTCGACGGCCTTCTCGCAGGAATCGGCGTTGCCCGTGATGAAGTATTTATAACAAACATCGTCAAGTGCCGCCCGCCGAAAAACCGGGACCCGACGACAGAGGAGATTGAGGCCTGCCGGCCCTACCTTGAGCGCCAGCTTGGCCTGCTCTGTCCGGAGGTTATTGTCCCTCTCGGCCGGTTTGCGATGCGGTGGGTGCTCGAGTCGTATGGCATTACGCCCGGCCCTATCTCCGAGGTGCATGGTGCGGTTTTCCGTATCCGGAATGGTGGATGCGAGCAGGTTGTCATCCCCGTGTATCACCCGGCAGCCACCATATACCGGCCCGCATTCCGTGAGGTGCTGGCGGCTGACTTCGAAACGATTCGGGCGGTGCTCAAGGGTCCCCGTGTCTGTGAAACGGAGGAGCAATGA
- a CDS encoding flavodoxin family protein: MKILGLSGSPRAGGNTDTLLGALLAGAASAGAETDAVHLRDYAIHPCTGCERCRKDLTCTRFMDGMHLLYAKIEAADGLIIGSPTYNYNITPEMKAFIDRLYPYYRFSAERPGPYSSLFQGRDRKALVFSVAEQTTPEERGFPLRRCSGRLRRWDLR; the protein is encoded by the coding sequence ATGAAAATTCTTGGCTTATCAGGCAGTCCGCGGGCGGGCGGGAACACCGATACCCTGCTCGGGGCATTGCTTGCAGGTGCGGCCTCAGCGGGGGCTGAAACAGATGCGGTACATCTCCGCGATTATGCCATCCATCCCTGCACAGGCTGTGAACGCTGCCGCAAAGACCTCACCTGCACCCGTTTTATGGACGGCATGCATCTCCTGTACGCGAAGATTGAGGCGGCAGACGGCCTCATCATTGGCTCACCGACCTACAACTACAATATCACCCCGGAGATGAAGGCCTTCATCGACCGTCTGTATCCCTATTATCGGTTCTCAGCAGAGCGGCCGGGCCCGTATTCGAGCCTCTTTCAGGGCCGTGACAGGAAGGCGCTGGTCTTCTCGGTCGCAGAACAGACAACACCTGAGGAGCGGGGGTTTCCATTGAGGCGATGCAGCGGCCGCTTGAGGCGCTGGGATTTACGGTGA
- a CDS encoding VWA domain-containing protein, with protein MAGFYHPEFLSALIAIPVLLYYYWYYEKHSQRRALEFSRLSFAKAAQAAAKSDTRKTSLTPKKTVFILLLLALTVLIIGLAGPHIPLETDKEGVNVVLAMDVSGSMQATDYKPNRLEVAKTSALILINSLGEKDFAGIVTFDSGASSAAYLSPDKEKVGRKLMAINQRDGNTAIGEGLALATDMADAIPDKRKVVILLSDGENNAGDITPQEAVSFAKTRNIQVFTIGLGSAEPVLYDYDSFGNPLYANLDEENLKFIAEETGGYYYHSVNEDTLEEIYAGLNQEIVRESEETDVSRICYIAGAIALLAAFLIAFGRRQAVP; from the coding sequence ATGGCCGGATTTTATCACCCGGAGTTTCTGTCCGCCCTGATAGCAATTCCGGTCCTGCTGTATTATTATTGGTATTATGAAAAACACAGCCAGCGTCGTGCTCTTGAATTTTCCCGCCTCTCCTTTGCAAAGGCGGCGCAGGCAGCAGCTAAATCTGACACACGGAAAACCTCTCTCACCCCGAAAAAGACGGTGTTCATCCTGCTTCTTCTGGCACTGACCGTCCTCATCATCGGCCTTGCGGGCCCGCATATCCCCCTTGAAACCGACAAAGAAGGCGTCAATGTCGTTCTGGCGATGGATGTATCCGGAAGTATGCAGGCAACCGATTATAAACCAAACCGGCTGGAAGTGGCAAAGACGTCTGCTCTCATTCTGATAAACAGTCTGGGTGAAAAGGACTTTGCGGGGATCGTAACATTTGATTCCGGTGCATCATCCGCCGCCTACCTGAGTCCCGACAAGGAGAAGGTCGGCCGGAAACTGATGGCAATAAACCAGAGAGACGGAAATACGGCCATCGGAGAAGGACTCGCACTCGCAACCGACATGGCGGATGCCATCCCTGACAAACGAAAAGTCGTCATCCTCCTCTCGGACGGTGAGAATAATGCAGGGGACATTACCCCTCAAGAGGCTGTGTCATTTGCAAAGACGAGAAATATTCAGGTATTCACCATCGGCCTTGGATCAGCAGAGCCGGTACTGTATGACTATGACTCATTCGGAAATCCGCTCTATGCGAATCTTGATGAGGAGAACCTGAAATTCATTGCAGAAGAAACCGGCGGGTACTACTACCACTCCGTCAATGAGGACACGCTGGAAGAGATTTATGCAGGACTTAATCAGGAGATTGTCCGGGAATCAGAGGAGACGGATGTCAGCCGGATCTGCTATATTGCAGGCGCAATTGCCCTGTTAGCTGCATTTCTTATAGCATTCGGAAGGAGGCAGGCAGTTCCGTGA
- a CDS encoding DUF58 domain-containing protein produces the protein MKNAKKERVSALSGYSAEECLKSVRQIRIVTRAYAQRNQTGMHTSLSRSQGIDLADIREYVYGDDIRSMDWNITARTGKPHVRVYHEEQERTVYLVIDRSASSSFGADVSKDVKILEVAATIIYSVLKDGDAAGVLLFTGTAEKYIPARKGKNHAASVINTIISHTPRSPETDIGMAAEFLLGRLKRKSRIIIISDFDSPSFEDAVALLKRRHDVQAIRVSDGHETEIPDVGPIELIDPETGEQLLIDTSDRIFREHYRRIAEAHEERLTGFFRKNRIPALPVDTSDPYRDVFFKLQTFFGGAA, from the coding sequence GTGAAGAACGCAAAGAAAGAGAGAGTCTCGGCATTATCAGGATATTCAGCCGAGGAATGCCTGAAGAGCGTCAGGCAGATACGCATCGTTACCCGCGCATATGCACAGAGGAACCAGACCGGGATGCACACATCGCTCTCCAGAAGCCAGGGAATTGACCTTGCGGATATCCGGGAGTATGTCTACGGGGACGACATCCGGTCAATGGACTGGAATATCACCGCACGAACCGGAAAACCCCATGTGAGAGTATATCATGAAGAGCAGGAGCGGACTGTCTATCTCGTGATAGACCGCTCGGCATCATCATCTTTCGGGGCGGATGTGTCCAAGGATGTTAAGATTCTCGAGGTTGCGGCCACCATCATCTATTCGGTACTGAAAGACGGGGACGCAGCAGGAGTCCTGCTATTCACCGGAACAGCTGAGAAATATATCCCGGCACGAAAGGGGAAAAACCACGCTGCATCAGTCATCAATACCATCATCTCGCACACCCCTCGCTCACCAGAGACGGATATCGGTATGGCAGCAGAGTTTCTTCTGGGAAGACTGAAACGCAAATCCCGGATTATCATCATCTCTGATTTTGACTCGCCCTCCTTTGAGGATGCCGTTGCCCTCCTCAAAAGACGGCATGACGTGCAGGCGATACGGGTTTCAGACGGACACGAGACGGAGATCCCGGATGTGGGCCCTATCGAGCTGATCGATCCTGAAACAGGCGAACAGCTGCTTATTGACACCTCAGACCGGATATTCAGGGAACACTACCGCCGGATTGCAGAGGCGCACGAGGAAAGGCTTACCGGCTTTTTCCGCAAGAACAGGATTCCGGCATTACCGGTCGATACATCTGACCCCTACCGGGATGTGTTTTTTAAATTACAGACGTTTTTCGGGGGGGCTGCATAA
- a CDS encoding MoxR family ATPase yields MPDEYERTIQAPDIIENIHPPLISDPGQDADLQAYSDKLALLESEIKRVVIGQEDAIQQLIIAFAAGGHVLLEGVPGIAKTLLVKTLSDCTGCSYTRLQFTPDLLPADITGTKIYRFENSSFETVKGPVFSNIVLADEINRAPPKVQSALLEAMQEKQVTIQGDSHPLSLPFFVLATQNPIESEGTYPLPEAQTDRFMLKILMDYPSIDEEIRIIQQFTGQNCPSAQQTLDKQDILEIQSYTRSIHCSTLVERYAAEMVDATRHPEKYGIDLKEYIAFGASPRASISLIVCAKAKTLREKRTYVTPDDIREMAYPVLRHRILLNYEAEADGIHTEDIIGEILSRVKIP; encoded by the coding sequence ATGCCCGATGAATACGAAAGAACCATTCAGGCACCGGATATTATTGAGAATATCCACCCCCCCCTCATTTCTGATCCCGGTCAGGATGCTGACCTTCAGGCATATTCAGACAAACTGGCCCTTCTGGAATCAGAAATCAAAAGGGTTGTCATCGGACAGGAAGATGCAATTCAACAGTTAATCATTGCCTTCGCAGCAGGAGGGCATGTGCTTCTTGAAGGCGTGCCCGGCATTGCAAAGACCCTCCTTGTAAAAACCCTCTCCGACTGCACCGGATGCTCATATACCCGGCTTCAGTTTACCCCCGACCTCCTTCCGGCAGACATCACCGGGACGAAGATATACCGGTTCGAAAATTCATCCTTTGAGACCGTAAAAGGGCCGGTCTTTTCAAACATCGTGCTGGCAGATGAAATAAACCGTGCACCACCTAAAGTGCAGTCCGCGCTGCTGGAAGCGATGCAGGAGAAACAGGTCACTATTCAGGGCGACAGCCACCCCCTGTCTTTGCCCTTCTTTGTTCTCGCAACACAAAACCCCATCGAGTCGGAAGGCACCTATCCCCTGCCCGAAGCACAGACGGACCGGTTTATGCTGAAAATCCTGATGGATTACCCCTCGATAGACGAGGAGATTCGAATAATCCAGCAGTTCACCGGACAGAATTGTCCGTCTGCCCAACAGACCCTTGATAAACAGGATATTCTGGAGATCCAGTCATATACCCGCTCAATTCACTGCAGCACCCTGGTGGAACGGTACGCCGCTGAAATGGTTGATGCAACGCGGCACCCGGAGAAATACGGCATTGACCTCAAAGAGTACATCGCATTCGGTGCATCTCCACGGGCATCCATCAGCCTGATAGTCTGTGCAAAGGCAAAGACGCTTCGTGAGAAGAGGACATATGTCACCCCCGACGACATCAGGGAGATGGCATATCCGGTGCTCAGACACAGGATACTCCTCAATTACGAGGCGGAAGCAGACGGTATCCACACCGAAGACATCATCGGTGAAATCCTCTCACGGGTGAAGATCCCGTGA
- a CDS encoding ABC transporter substrate-binding protein yields the protein MKIYLAMDDTDSLNSRGTGKLARATGAEIAKEFHVDGISRHQLFVHEDIPFTSHNSCAVIHIEARERDDKEWIFETAKECMLNDFIDGSDPGIAVACADEILPPLIAYGRDAQKIVLNQEKARTLAANLGIRLEGLGGTEDGVIGTMAGLGLAKGGNDGRYLMCGKIRDMSGPADVETLLEGGIDAVYTVDGHIVRDGRIIIKEGKSAKPCPVDGRKILFVEKIDGQFHAVKRG from the coding sequence ATGAAAATATATCTTGCAATGGACGACACGGACAGCCTGAACTCGCGCGGCACAGGGAAACTGGCACGGGCTACAGGGGCAGAGATCGCAAAGGAATTCCACGTTGACGGCATCTCCCGCCACCAGCTCTTTGTGCATGAGGATATCCCCTTCACCTCGCACAACAGCTGTGCGGTGATTCACATCGAGGCACGGGAGCGGGATGACAAGGAGTGGATCTTTGAGACTGCAAAGGAGTGCATGCTCAATGATTTTATTGACGGGAGTGATCCCGGCATTGCCGTTGCCTGCGCAGATGAGATTTTGCCTCCCCTGATTGCGTACGGCAGGGATGCACAGAAGATCGTTTTGAACCAGGAAAAGGCCCGGACACTCGCAGCCAATCTCGGAATCCGGCTCGAAGGTCTGGGCGGCACAGAAGACGGCGTGATTGGCACGATGGCCGGTCTTGGTCTTGCCAAAGGCGGCAATGACGGCAGATACCTGATGTGCGGCAAAATCAGGGATATGTCGGGCCCTGCTGATGTTGAGACGCTCCTTGAGGGGGGTATTGATGCGGTCTATACCGTGGACGGGCATATCGTCCGGGATGGCAGAATTATCATCAAAGAAGGGAAATCCGCGAAGCCCTGTCCGGTTGACGGCAGAAAGATTCTGTTTGTTGAGAAAATTGACGGGCAGTTCCATGCTGTGAAACGAGGATGA
- a CDS encoding ECF transporter S component has product MMHPEKYFSLNEIALMSICGALIFVMKVVFKVPVHIPGHSGIFWVIPMIVGIAIVRKPGTGTYIGLISGLLGSFFGLGALHVFDIFSYLTIGIVADICGVLFAYRFDSLAVGVITGAAANVVKMVVHYGVQILLGVPQYFIILGIGVSSITYLIFGGLGGLISVYIVRRLTRAGVIGEKNG; this is encoded by the coding sequence ATGATGCATCCTGAAAAGTATTTTTCCCTGAATGAGATCGCCCTGATGTCCATCTGCGGTGCACTGATCTTTGTCATGAAAGTGGTATTCAAGGTTCCCGTGCATATTCCCGGGCATAGCGGCATTTTCTGGGTCATTCCGATGATTGTCGGCATCGCAATTGTGCGAAAGCCTGGCACCGGGACATATATCGGGCTTATATCCGGGCTTTTGGGCTCGTTTTTCGGTCTGGGCGCTCTTCATGTCTTTGATATTTTCAGTTATCTGACGATTGGCATTGTAGCGGATATCTGTGGTGTTCTCTTTGCATACCGCTTTGATTCTCTTGCGGTGGGAGTCATCACCGGTGCCGCTGCAAATGTCGTGAAGATGGTGGTCCATTACGGGGTGCAGATTTTACTGGGGGTTCCGCAGTATTTTATCATCCTCGGCATTGGCGTCAGCTCAATCACCTACCTGATCTTCGGCGGTCTGGGGGGACTGATTTCGGTGTATATTGTCCGGAGGCTGACCCGCGCCGGTGTCATCGGTGAGAAGAATGGGTGA